One part of the Glycine soja cultivar W05 chromosome 11, ASM419377v2, whole genome shotgun sequence genome encodes these proteins:
- the LOC114374374 gene encoding uncharacterized protein LOC114374374 isoform X5: protein MEKESDLDDILNYRSAAEYEMQEFLSRCSMPNNGKINNDIPTEKSCNDEHTVKSRGWLNWLSRGMLGAGGTDDSSQFSGVVSYDVKDISEATEFHPLVSSSFDVAVKHELCIFSIKFQIHQISATLCNKRHDKGIAEIIIEGGIVESNIYKERGIVISKFNSGKMVDLSNKTVIVHIGGPVIENNILDNLDSSCSIQVNFSSHGDMDVSVKGILQQLEVTVDANILSNLLEFSDVFTSFKFLNERVLLSLNGIENDNIRLLSKAEYISVNHKKVVWDVSIVDVSVNFPWRSTASEYSNLVLKSRSLCCKSTNSLESFSSKVEEQPYSLKNFLNSISTSGICLGIQLQDLYDYFDVTLNDFKIIMVNSDQSQKVYILEKFSVSFFLALCMIPDESILKQLEVYALIESLKVHFSPSIYGAFIELTNHLGTLHVTGESGVLNSPHPPNIVSVLPTYSTFGISIVSIIDSIDLDVDLEDSGDNSSKLMVSLQKMVLRYASSEFQELSLSMKSLMICACKMKEEKDSQVVLLLGNLSSPGAAVGEDCVSGPNIEVDQYSDVAMLADACFAMHYESSRTDVLCHKIFMYLNNADIHCYPHIAGLLIGFFHRLSAYSSSFEKSSASNTVDISKIFSSFGLQKFGFSNYFEFGFTDSACIPLDCFPFVTIHNSGSLGNLESALVHAIPDWRKYFILRDRKIKSSNINMRRGSKFFQVSPSKSKSDFVYSHETGIASTCDIFSTELHLFGIRAHFHDSSCIIGTIMVPTSKSSLLFCEDSMDILSSSEGLALTSSWGPQNFQDNLWGPSSPNLSPILNVRVRKGQNISSTIDLEISIGIQHVYCMLPSEYLSIIIGYFSLSDWGGASGDQCFSDEQSDTDVKNEMKITYKFEILDSNLIFPVVSNDRQFIKIEMPQLYCSFIENSGVDEVLKNIPPECLVPIHKLAKRNDCLNVFGRDLFVSFLLYKNDLLGLATVERNTEFLTSALIAPINADVWVRIPVGGKSNCKSTSSICFMTSISSCHIVAEDSHFFDGCMAIWDVIEEFSSVDDQSKCFKSDVLQFLNSKRSLEATRTISPTLMASTIMSTEVKCCAQSLFISFHHRKEDFVELITKGDLGFVCSASLINDSLVCLDLGFSTVVFYSPRDSILAKCTPTSFSMSVLSISFSQSIGGKNKLDLCLSSIDIWLHLAEWTEVVKFLNHFRLHLERTPVNAITNSLSVDASNSVKKSTVQHSSSFLDSESTSAPFTSQEIENDVFIIKSENFCITFHIPVWVGEEPHVEFQHSQGLNVTPLSVSSDIVEEKDAKFLTVSFNMNGFELVIRSRDIQLTSKMEKLSSVIMIVENGRHTSCPLLDVIEVQVDAVLCKNHTNTIELNVEIACDNSNVWISHPTFHLWNAVKFDVPESGPSQYSTSGITFKFQMRKVSILLTDGRWSYNGPELEILVRNILFHTIASGKHMECSVNGDLQVNYNNIEKVSWEPFIEPWKFVLTLVREQEMSVMPNRSVSTDIILKSTTQLNINITESLVECLSRATEMFSDALGLMVLDDHEGNKLVHSPCAEYMCTRKCGAPYVLQNLTSVPLLYQVFHGLVNPDDLHDSDENHAKYVQPGSSIPIYMDENAEQQLSRFRPSHSSDSLNEPRSNGFAHHYITVQLEGTSRSSGPISMDLVGLTCFEVNFSKTYNDTAEDNSLNTSPTFVVPVVFDVSVLRHSKLIRIYSTVVLLNATSTPVELRFDIPFSVSPTLLGPIQPGQQFPLPLHLAEAGCVRWRPMGNSYLWSEAHNLTNLLSVNSKVGNFKSFMCYPSHPSSRPFRCCLSVKNISLTSSGWLKNNVPANDVKKHYIHHLILSAPLIINNYLPKEILLISESGGVGHTVRVSEVGTSVYHIDPSHDLGLEICIDGFKCSNFKFPRLETFCTMAKFTEPKFSFSETLIFEPNSSNGPVYVTVEKVMDAYSGSRELIFFVPFILYNCMGFPLCVTEATGETNEREFVIPSYFDGGENETLSYKKDGLSLLTSNRELPVEVPHNPRSYMKNHTISYREDGSANSIGNYHKNLGRQHSKIDSIFRNSSSGKLKSMLSSKIQSTWKDSGSGNHEREKVQPCIYSPSPDSSVNDAFVKVCRCFSEDAKEQLPYSLWSNPFSLLPPSGSSTILVPQLTSNSAFILAMTCNSVTEQYAGRINAITFQPRYVISNACSKEISYKQKGTDAVFYLGIGKHDHLHWTDTTRELLVSICYNESGWQWSGSFLPDHLGDTQLKMRNYVFGTSNMIRVEVQNADISMGDEKIVGNIKGNSGTNLILLSDDDTGYMPYRIDNFSKERLRIYQQRCEMFDTVIHSYTSCPYTWDEPCYPRRLIVEVPGERVLGSYDLDDVKEYVPVYLPSTSEKPARTFYLSVHAEGATKVLSVLDSNYHIFNDVKKSSVPLPTEKRLCDHSLVRASEYKEKISICVPYIGISLIDSYPQELLFACIKDVEMNLLQSLDRQCLSLLILFIQIDNQLRSTPYPVMLSFDSGYRSGHVDHMKSRDDGTRTRIESLNQMSSSSVPVFCLEISKWRKKDISFISFEYIKLRMEDFRLEIEQEVILSLFEFFTNVSSGMQYGIMPSSDPYDGVSLENSSSFVQTSENFRLSAHQCSPRISPMFDEKSKRIASLPSVVPIGAPWQEIFLLARTQKKIYIEMLELSPIKLTLSFSSAPWMLRNRILTSKEFLIHRGLMALADVEGAHIYLKDLIIAHHMASWESIQEILIRHYNRQLLHETYKLFGSAGVIGNPLGFARSMGLGIRDFLSVPAKSIVRSPTGLIMGMAQGTTSLLSNTVYAISDAASQFSKAARKGIVAFTYDDQAVSRMEKHQAIVASDSKGVINEVLEGLTGLLQFPVTGAERHGLPGVLSGVALGITGLVAKPAASILEVTGKTALSIRNRSKPSQLRLQHFRVRLQRPLCREFPLKPYSWEEAVGTSVLVEADDGLKFKDEKLVACKALKEAGKFVVITERFVLVVFSASLINLGKPEFRGIPVDLEWIIEWEIGLENIIHADCSEGVVHIVGSRPDSLLRQNQHSPKGGSGGRTRSVRWNQFATHLPFPQTNLELASEEDAANLLQILLSAIEKEKGKAWDGGRILHRSRMK, encoded by the exons GTGCTGTTGTCACTGAATGGAATTGAAAATGACAATATTAGGCTCCTATCCAAAGCAGA ATACATTTCTGTAAACCATAAAAAAGTTGTGTGGGATGTTAGTATTGTTGATGTTTCTGTTAATTTTCCTTGGAGAAGTACAGCATCAGAGTATAGCAACTTG GTATTGAAGTCAAGATCTTTATGCTGTAAATCCACAAATAGTCTTGAGtctttttcttcaaaagttGAGGAGCAACCGTACTCTCTGAAGAACTTTTTAAATTCAATATCCACATCTGGGATTTGTTTAGGCATCCAACTTCAAGATCTATATGATTATTTTGATGTTACACTAAATGATTTTAAG ATCATCATGGTAAATTCTGACCAGTCACAAAAGGTTTATATTCTTGAGAAATTTAGTGTTTCGTTCTTCCTGGCACTTTGCATGATCCCAGATGAGTCCATTTTGAAGCAGTTAGAG GTTTATGCACTTATTGAATCACTTAAAGTACACTTCTCTCCTTCAATATACGGTGCATTCATAGAATTGACGAATCATCTGGGTACATTGCATGTAACGGGTGAATCTGGAGTCTTAAATTCCCCTCATCCTCCCAATATTGTTTCAGTTTTGCCAACATATTCTACTTTTGGCATATCCATTGTTTCAATAATTGATTCCATTGATCTTGATGTTGACCTTGAAGATAGTGGAGATAACAGCTCAAAGCTCATGGTTTCCTTACAAAAAATGGTCTTACG gtatgcttCTTCAGAATTTCAGGAGTTATCTCTCAGTATGAAGTCTTTAATGATCTGTGCTTGTaaaatgaaggaagaaaaagacagCCAGGTTGTGCTTTTATTGGGAAATTTATCTTCTCCTGGTGCTGCAGTTGGAGAAGACTGTGTTTCTGGACCAAATATTGAAGTTGATCAATATTCTGATGTGGCTATGCTGGCTGATGCATGTTTCGCTATGCATTATGAATCTTCCAGAACTGATGTGCTTTGTCATAAGATTTTTATGTACTTAAATAATGCTGATATCCACTGCTACCCACATATTGCTGGACTGCTCATTGGATTCTTTCATAGGTTGTCTGCCTATAGTAGCAGTTTTGAGAAATCCTCTGCCAGTAATACTGTTGACATTTCAAAAATTTTCTCAAGTTTTGGGTTACAGAAGTTTGGCTtctcaaattattttgaatttggttTCACTGATTCTGCTTGCATTCCATTGGATTGCTTTCCATTTGTAACGATTCACAATTCTGGTTCTCTTGGTAATCTAGAGAGCGCACTCGTACATGCCATTCCTGACtggagaaaatattttatcctgagggacagaaaaatcaaaagttcCAATATAAATATGAGGAGAGGGTCCAAATTTTTCCAGGTCTCTCCCTCAAAATCCAAATCTGATTTTGTATATTCTCATGAAACTGGGATTGCGAGCACCTGTGATATTTTTTCTACTGAATTGCACCTATTTGGAATAAGAGCACATTTTCATGACTCATCATGCATTATTGGGACAATCATGGTGCCTACTTCTAAGTCTTCTCTATTATTTTGTGAAGACAGTATGGATATATTGTCTTCTTCTGAAGGATTGGCTCTTACATCATCTTGGGGGCCGCAAAATTTTCAAGATAATCTATGGGGTCCCTCTTCACCAAATTTGTCTCCTATTTTAAATGTACGAGTCAGGAAAGGACAAAATATATCTTCAACTATTGATTTGGAAATAAGCATTGGCATTCAGCATGTCTACTGCATGTTACCTTCCGAATATCTCTCCATTATCATTGGTTACTTCTCATTATCTGATTGGGGTGGTGCTTCTGGTGACCAGTGTTTCTCTGACGAGCAAAGTGATACAGatgtaaaaaatgaaatgaaaattacatataaatttgaaatcttGGACTCCAATCTTATTTTTCCAGTGGTAAGTAATGACCGTCAGTTTATAAAGATTGAAATGCCACAGCTTTATTGTAGTTTCATCGAGAATTCTGGTGTTGATGAAGTACTAAAGAACATCCCTCCTGAATGTTTGGTTCCTATTCATAAGCTTGCAAAAAGAAATGATTGTTTAAATGTATTTGGGCGAGACTTGTTTGTATCATTCCTTCTTTACAAGAATGATTTGCTTGGCTTAGCAACAGTTGAACGGAATACGGAATTTTTAACAAGTGCTTTAATTGCACCCATAAATGCAGATGTTTGGGTCAGAATTCCAGTTGGTGGCAAATCTAATTGCAAAAGTACTTCATCAATATGTTTCATGACAAGCATCAGCAGTTGTCATATTGTTGcagaag ATAGCCACTTTTTTGATGGATGCATGGCCATATGGGATGTTATTGAGGAATTCTCCTCAGTTGATGATCAATCCAAATGTTTCAAATCAGATGTTCTGCAATTCCTTAATTCAAAGAGAAGTTTAGAGGCAACCCGAACCATTTCTCCAACTCTGATGGCCTCAACTATCATGTCAACAGAAGTTAAATGTTGCGCACAGTCTTTATTTATAAGCTTCCATCATAGAAAAGAAGATTTTGTGGAATTAATAACCAAGGGTGATTTGGGGTTTGTTTGTTCTGCATCCTTAATAAATGATTCCTTGGTATGTTTAGATTTGGGTTTCTCTACCGTAGTGTTTTACTCTCCACGTGATTCTATTTTAGCAAAATGCACCCCAACTTCCTTTTCCATGTCAGTACTTAGTATCTCTTTTTCTCAATCTATTGGTGGAAAAAATAAACTTGACCTTTGTCTTTCATCCATTGATATTTGGCTTCATTTGGCTGAGTGGACTGAGGTTGTTAAATTCCTTAATCATTTCCGTTTACATTTGGAAAGAACTCCTGTGAATGCAATAACAAATAGTTTGTCCGTGGATGCTTCTAATTCTGTAAAAAAATCAACAGTTCAACATAGTTCAAGTTTCCTTGATTCTGAAAGCACCTCAGCACCTTTTACTTCACAAGAGATTGAGAATGATGTCTTTATAATTAAGTCAGAAAATTTTTGTATTACATTTCACATCCCTGTTTGGGTTGGTGAGGAACCTCATGTGGAATTTCAGCATTCTCAAGGTCTCAATGTGACACCTTTAAGTGTATCTTCTGATATAGTTGAAGAAAAAGATGCAAAATTTCTTACTGTTTCTTTCAACATGAATGGTTTTGAATTAGTTATAAGAAGCAGAGATATCCAACTGACGTCCAAAATGGAAAAACTTAGCAGTGTAATAATGATAGTTGAGAATGGAAGACATACATCTTGCCCACTGCTTGATGTAATTGAGGTTCAAGTGGATGCTGTACTCTGTAAGAATCATACGAACACCATTGAGCTCAATGTGGAAATTGCATGTGATAATTCAAATGTATGGATTTCGCATCCTACATTTCATTTATGGAATGCTGTAAAATTTGATGTTCCGGAATCAGGACCTTCTCAATATTCAACTAGTGGCATTACTTTCAAATTCCAGATGAGGAAGGTTTCTATTCTACTAACAGATGGAAGG TGGAGCTACAATGGGCCTGAGCTGGAGATTCTGGTCAGAAACATCTTGTTTCATACAATTGCAAGTGGAAAGCACATGGAATGTTCTGTCAATGGTGATCTTCAAGTAAACTACAATAACATCGAAAAg GTGTCATGGGAGCCTTTTATTGAGCCTTGGAAGTTTGTGTTGACATTAGTCAGGGAACAAGAAATGAGTGTTATGCCGAATAGGTCCGTTTCAACAGATATCATTCTCAAATCTACAACCCAGCTGAACATTAATATTACAGAATCCTTAGTAGAg TGTCTTTCACGTGCTACAGAGATGTTTTCTGATGCCCTGGGTCTTATGGTATTGGATGATCATGAAGGCAACAAACTTGTGCATTCACCATGTGCAGAATATATGTGTACTAGAAAATGTGGTGCTCCTTATGTTTTGCAAAACTTGACTTCTGTGCCTCTTTTATATCAAGTATTTCATGGGCTTGTCAATCCTGATGATCTTCATGATTCTGATGAGAATCATGCAAAATATGTGCAACCAGGTTCTTCAATTCCGATATACATGGATGAAAATGCTGAACAGCAACTTTCGCGTTTCAGGCCTTCTCATTCTTCTGATAGTTTAAATGAGCCAAGGTCAAATGGATTTGCTCATCATTATATTACTGTGCAGCTTGAAGGAACTTCTAGGTCATCTGGTCCCATTTCAATGGATTTGGTGGGACTAACATGCTTTGAGGTTAATTTCTCCAAGACATATAATGACACTGCTGAGGATAATAGTCTGAATACATCCCCTACTTTTGTTGTTCCGGTTGTATTTGATGTTTCAGTGCTGCGCCATAGCAAGTTAATACGAATATACTCCACT GTTGTACTTCTAAATGCAACCTCTACCCCTGTTGAGCTGCGGTTTGATATTCCATTTAGTGTGTCACCAACG TTATTAGGTCCAATACAACCTGGGCAGCAGTTTCCACTTCCACTACATTTGGCTGAAGCTGGCTGTGTAAGGTGGCGACCAATGGGGAACTCTTACTTGTGGAGTGAAGCTCATAACCTCACCAATCTTCTTTCAGTAAACAGCAAAGTTGGAAATTTTAAATCTTTCATGTGCTATCCATCTCATCCAAGTAGTCGTCCGTTTCGGTGCTGTCTATCAGTTAAGAATATTAGCTTGACTTCATCTGGCTGGCTGAAAAATAATGTCCCTGCAAATGATGTAAAGAAGCACTATATTCATCACTTGATCTTAAGTGCTCCACTAATAATTAACAACTACCTTCCTAAAGAAATTTTGTTGATCAGTGAGAGTGGTGGGGTAGGCCATACTGTGAGAGTTTCAGAG gtgGGAACTTCTGTATATCATATTGATCCCTCACATGACCTAGGACTGGAGATCTGCATTGATGGATTTAAAtgttctaattttaaatttcctcGTTTAGAAACTTTCTGCACAATGGCAAAGTTCACTGAACCcaagttttcattttctgaaaccCTGATATTTGAACCAAATAGTTCTAATG GCCCAGTATATGTTACTGTAGAGAAAGTGATGGATGCTTATTCTGGTAGTAGGGAACTCATCTTTTTTGTtccctttattttatataactgtATGGGTTTTCCCCTGTGCGTAACGGAAGCCACTGGTGAAACCAATGAAAGGGAATTTGTCATTCCTTCTTATTTTGACGGAGGTGAAAATGAAACATTATCATATAAAAAGGATGGTCTTTCTTTGCTTACATCCAACCGTGAATTACCCGTGGAAGTTCCTCATAACCCAAGGAGTTATATGAAGAATCATACCATTTCTTACAGAGAGGATGGTAGTGCAAACTCTATTGGTAATTACCATAAGAATTTGGGAAGGCAACACAGCAAAATTGATTCTATATTTCGAAATTCTTCTTCAGGAAAATTGAAGAGTATGCTGAGCTCGAAGATCCAGTCCACTTGGAAGGATTCAGGTTCTGGTAATCATGAGCGTGAGAAGGTTCAGCCATGCATTTATTCTCCAAGCCCTGATTCCTCTGTAAATGATGCTTTTGTTAAAGTATGTAGATGTTTTTCTGAAGATGCCAAGGAACAGTTGCCATATTCTCTGTGGTCAAATCCATTTTCTCTGCTACCACCAAGTGGTTCAAGCACTATCCTTGTTCCTCAGTTGACTTCAAATTCTGCATTCATTCTAGCTATGACATGTAACTCAGTTACTGAACAATATGCTGGGAGGATAAATGCAATCACTTTTCAGCCTAG ATATGTAATCAGCAATGCATGCAGCAAGGAAATATCTTATAAGCAGAAAGGCACTGATGCCGTGTTTTATTTAGGAATAGGAAAACATGATCATCTTCACTGGACAGATACAACCAG GGAGCTGCTTGTTTCAATTTGTTATAATGAATCTGGATGGCAGTGGTCTGGAAGCTTTTTACCAGACCATCTGGGCGATACACAACTGAAAATGAGGAACTATGTTTTTGGAACTTCAAACATGATACGAGTTGAAGTGCAAAATGCTGACATATCTATGGGAGATGAAAAAATAGTTGGAAACATCAAAGGAAACTCTGGGACCAACTTGATTCTTTTGTCAGATGATGATACAGGGTATATGCCATACCGAATTGATAATTTCTCAAAAGAG AGATTGAGAATATATCAGCAGAGGTGTGAAATGTTTGACACAGTCATTCACTCCTATACTTCTTGCCCGTACACCTGGGATGAACCCTGCTATCCTCGTCGTCTTATTGTGGAG GTACCTGGAGAGCGAGTTTTGGGATCATATGACCTCGACGATGTTAAAGAATATGTGCCTGTCTACCTGCCATCAACCTCTGAG AAGCCTGCGAGGACTTTCTATTTATCAGTGCATGCAGAGGGAGCAACAAAG gttcttagtgttcttgattcaaattACCATATCTTTAATGATGTGAAGAAATCAAGTGTTCCACTTCCTACAGAGAAAAGGTTATGTGATCACAGTCTAGTTAGGGCTTCAGAATACAAGGAGAAAATATCAATTTGTGTTCCATATATTGGGATTTCTTTGATTGATTCATACCCACAG GAATTGCTTTTTGCCTGTATTAAGGATGTAGAAATGAATCTACTGCAAAGTTTGGATCGTCAATGTCTTTCCTTGCTGATATTATTCATACAAATTGATAACCAGTTGCGCTCTACTCCATATCCTGTTATGTTGTCCTTCGATAGTGGATACAGATCTGGTCATGTTGATCATATGAAATCTAGGGATGATGGTACGAGAACAAGAATTGAAAGTTTAAATCAAATGAGCAGCTCTTCTGTCCCTGTGTTCTGCCTAGAAATATCAAAGTGGAGGAAAAAAGAcatttcatttatttcattTGAATACATAAAATTGAG GATGGAAGATTTCCGTCTTGAGATTGAACAAGAAGTCATATTAAGCTTATTTGAGTTTTTCACGAATGTCAGTTCAGGGATGCAATATGGAATCATGCCATCTTCAGATCCCTATGATGGAGTGTCACTAGAGAATTCATCCTCATTTGTTCAAACTAGTGAGAATTTCAGATTAAGTGCTCACCAATGTTCTCCAAGAATTTCCCCCATGTTCGATGAAAAATCTAAAAGGATTGCATCTTTACCTTCCGTTGTTCCAATTGGAGCCCCATGGCAGGAAATTTTTCTGTTGGCCAGAACCCAGAAGAAAATTTATATAGAAATGCTTGAATTGTCACCAATCAAGTTGACTTTAAG TTTTTCCAGTGCCCCATGGATGCTTCGGAATAGGATCCTCACATCCAAGGAATTTCTTATACAT AGAGGCCTTATGGCTCTTGCTGATGTTGAGGGAGCACATATTTATCTAAAGGATTTAATCATTGCACATCATATGGCTAGTTGGGAATCCATTCAGGAGATTCTAATTAGGCATTACAACCGCCAACTACTTCATGAGACTTACAAG TTGTTTGGTTCGGCTGGTGTCATTGGAAATCCCTTGGGTTTCGCACGGAGCATGGGGCTTGGCATTAGAGATTTCTTGTCTGTGCCTGCAAAGAGCATTGTGCGG AGCCCTACTGGACTTATTATGGGCATGGCTCAAGGCACCACTAGTCTTTTAAGCAACACAGTGTATGCTATTAGTGATGCAGCTTCTCAATTCAGTAAAGCTGCACGCAAG GGTATTGTTGCATTTACATATGATGACCAAGCGGTTTCAAGGATGGAAAAACACCAGGCAATTGTAGCTTCTGACAGTAAAGGTGTAATTAATGAAGTTTTAGAG GGACTCACAGGTCTTCTCCAGTTTCCTGTAACAGGAGCCGAGAGGCATGGTCTTCCTGGTGTCCTCTCTG GTGTTGCATTGGGGATTACAGGACTTGTGGCTAAACCTGCTGCTAGTATACTTGAAGTTACGGGAAAAACTGCACTCAGTATTAGAAACCGTAGTAAACCCAGTCAATTAAGACTGCAACACTTTAGGGTTCGGCTTCAAAGGCCACTGTGCCGTGAATTTCCATTAAAACCTTATTCGTGGGAAGAAGCAGTTGGAACGTCAGTACTTGTGGAAGCTGATGATGGTTTAAAGTTCAAAGATGAGAAGTTAGTGGCTTGCAAAGCCCTTAAAGAAGCTGGTAAATTTGTTGTCATAACAGAAAGATTTGTACTCGTTGTTTTCAGTGCAAGTTTGATAAACTTAGGGAAGCCTGAATTCCGTGGCATCCCTGTTGATTTGGAGTGGATAATTGAATGGGAGATTGGATTAGAGAATATAATACATGCCGACTGTAGTGAAGGGGTTGTACACATAGTTGGTAGTCGGCCAGACTCCTTATTGAGGCAAAATCAGCATTCTCCTAAGGGTGGTAGTGGTGGCAGAACCAGATCTGTGCGTTGGAACCAATTTGCCACTCATCTTCCATTTCCTCAGACAAACTTGGAACTAGCAAGTGAGGAAGATGCAGCCAATTTGTTACAGATTTTATTATCTgctattgaaaaagaaaaaggtaaagcaTGGGACGGTGGGCGGATTCTGCATCGATCTAGAATGAAATAG
- the LOC114374222 gene encoding NAC domain-containing protein 73-like: protein MTWCNDSEERGIDQLVAPAITPTSTNNTTVLTHDHHRKPTEIRTITCPSCGHNIEFQDQTGINDLPGLPAGVKFDPNDQEILEHLEAKVFSDVPKLHPLIDEFIPTLEGENGICYTHPEKLPGVSKDGQIRHFFHRPSKAYTTGTRKRRKVHTDKEGSETRWHKTGKTRPVFVGGAVKGFKKILVLYTNYGRQQKPEKTNWVMHQYHLGTSEEEKDGELVVSKIFYQTQPRQCGNNSIIKQDLYDEERLMSNQISVHNDDDNNIIPRSNNASALMDYYNPSFINYDQLGGRSNRESSAQLIPNLAMQGDSSSFIRLAMDATKAMLDRK, encoded by the exons ATGACATGGTGCAATGACTCAGAGGAGAGGGGAATTGATCAACTGGTTGCACCAGCTATTACTCCTACTTCAACTAATAACACTACTGTTCTTACTCATGATCATCACAGAAAACCAACTGAAATTCGCACCATAACTTGCCCCTCATGTGGTCATAACATTGAATTCCAAGATCAG ACTGGAATCAATGACTTGCCGGGGTTACCAGCTGGGGTGAAGTTTGATCCGAATGACCAGGAGATATTAGAGCATTTGGAAGCAAAGGTATTCTCTGATGTGCCAAAGCTTCATCCACTTATTGATGAGTTCATACCAACGCTTGAAGGAGAGAATGGGATCTGTTATACTCATCCAGAAAAGCTTCCAG GTGTAAGCAAAGATGGACAAATCCGCCACTTCTTTCACAGGCCATCTAAAGCGTACACAACCGGaacaaggaaaagaagaaaggttcACACTGATAAAGAAGGAAGCGAGACAAGGTGGCACAAAACAGGAAAAACAAGACCAGTTTTCGTAGGTGGTGCTGTGAAGGGTTTCAAGAAAATCCTTGTCCTCTACACCAACTATGGAAGACAACAGAAGCCCGAGAAGACCAATTGGGTGATGCATCAATACCACCTTGGTACTAgcgaagaagagaaagatggaGAGTTGGTGGTTTCAAAGATTTTCTACCAAACACAACCTCGACAATGTGGTAATAATTCCATTATAAAGCAGGATCTTTATGATGAAGAAAGATTGATGTCTAACCAAATTAGTGTCCataatgatgatgacaataatatAATACCTAGAAGTAATAATGCAAGTGCTCTCATGGACTACTACAATCCTTCTTTCATAAATTATGACCAATTAGGTGGTCGTAGTAATAGGGAAAGTTCAGCTCAACTTATTCCAAATTTGGCCATGCAAGGTGATAGCTCTTCTTTCATTCGATTAGCAATGGATGCAACCAAAGCCATGCTGGACAGAAAATAG